The following proteins are encoded in a genomic region of Labeo rohita strain BAU-BD-2019 chromosome 5, IGBB_LRoh.1.0, whole genome shotgun sequence:
- the si:ch211-284e13.5 gene encoding zinc finger protein 329, translating into MEINGGPANSAVIADISFSFQDELTATLQNALGVAVEIAVAEITGLLDRALRDVQGKIQEALRDNSALKFRLQTAETQLSNMCGRLNQQPQRLEDFPVGSNVNTSQLVTNPSSCSRAQRGCRQLNNVTLNVGQQTESAVDSDHGYEVCGSKETNAYQRGLVCGNPHGGASAQTLNADSLEESTHYGIDDINDIKNEQHSMTSTEQACAGTATSVLSEESSLEVAVKVEKEEGYDDPIPVSISVVEDPNSDSLSLAQSRLMEDWRPEPLQPESCQSNMHCQSTNQTLDMDFLSSSSSGQQSHFPVLHNNIHKGPERHAFPPRRNLYRCGLCGRDFNRKHHLKIHQRIHTGERPYTCSICSARFRHALTLKRHSRLHTGEKPYVCDQCGKKFRNDGGLKVHQCS; encoded by the exons ATGGAGATAAACGGCGGTCCTGCGAATTCCGCTGTGATTGCTGACATATCGTTCTCGTTTCAAGACGAACTGACTGCGACGCTGCAGAACGCGCTCGGTGTTGCGGTAGAGATCGCCGTTGCGGAGATCACCGGACTGCTGGACAGAGCGCTCCGAGACGTGCAGGGCAAGATTCAAGAGGCTCTGCGGGACAACAGTGCGCTCAAGTTTAGGCTTCAAACAGCTGAAACACAACTTTCTAATATGTGTGGTCGTCTGAACCAACAGCCGCAGAGACTCGAAGATTTCCCCGTCGGTAGTAACGTTAATACGAGTCAGCTAGTGACAAACCCTTCCAGCTGCAGCAGGGCTCAGCGCGGGTGTCGACAGTTAAATAACGTTACCCTTAATGTCGGGCAACAAACCGAGTCCGCTGTGGACTCGGATCATGGTTACGAGGTATGTGGATCCAAGGAAACTAATGCATACCAGCGAGGGTTAGTCTGCGGGAACCCCCATGGAGGCGCGTCTGCTCAGACTTTAAACGCGGATTCGCTTGAAGAGTCAACCCACTATGGCATAGACGACATAAATG ACATCAAGAATGAGCAACACAGTATGACCAGTACTGAGCAAGCATGTGCTGGGACAGCAACAAGTGTGCTGAGTGAGGAGTCTTCACTTGAAGTGGCTGTCAAGGTAGAGAAAGAGGAAGGTTATGATGACCCAATCCCAGTGTCCATCTCTGTAGTGGAGGATCCTAACTCAGACAGCCTTTCTCTGGCTCAGTCTCGACTAATGGAAGACTGGAGACCTGAGCCATTGCAACCAGAGAGCTGCCAATCAAACATGCACTGCCAATCCACCAACCAAACCCTAG ACATGGATTTCCTTTCATCCTCAAGCTCAGGCCAACAATCCCACTTCCCAGTGCTCCACAACAACATTCACAAGGGTCCAGAGCGCCATGCATTTCCCCCTAGGCGAAACCTGTATCGCTGTGGCCTGTGCGGGCGAGACTTTAACCGTAAGCACCATCTCAAGATCCATCAGAGGATCCATACAGGAGAGAGGCCGTACACGTGCTCCATCTGCAGCGCGCGCTTCCGTCATGCATTGACACTCAAGCGCCACTCCCGCCTCCATACGGGAGAAAAGCCTTATGTttgtgatcagtgtgggaaaAAGTTTCGAAATGATGGTGGATTGAAGGTCCATCAGTGTTCATGA
- the si:ch211-284e13.4 gene encoding insulin receptor substrate 1-B isoform X2, translating into MENQAAMEQQSYEDVRKSGYLRKQKSMHRRFFVLRAASEQGPARLEYYENEKKFRSKSPVPKKAVNLDSCFNINKRADSKNKHMIVLYTRGESFAIAADTEEVQNEWYQAMLDLQCKTPDECGSGGDCGLPSPGPAFKEVWQVKVWPKGLGQARNLVGIYRLCLTDKTVNFVKLNSDVAAVVLQLMNVRRCGHSENFFFIEVGRSAMTGPGEFWMQVEDSVVAQNMHETLLEAMKALSEEFRQRSKSQTVGVSCGGGTASNPISVPSRRHHPNLPPSQVGFSRRARTETPGASNSNTSPTPRHGFSRSRTASIGARTDDGGGRATALSTSPSLNGSSCSTTPTLRPKPTRAPTPAKITLSLARYTPNPAPSPAPSLSSSSGHGSECGLGGAAFGTVPICTYARIPQRVSMSGSPSDYGSSDEYGSSPGEHSLLATGLPAALVEGGASYILMGHREGSHKRVHGRRVLRRSSSRECEAERRLLSKRASLPPTSTQERLVPRRREEEEEDEEDYAVMSRSASRESFTSRRGSGGSATTSLVQENSADKGVSTKGGPEDSSIDSGYMSMLPGVTAPPASLSLSVSGSDVVPKGGDEYMAMTPNSSVSPPQHIRLPINEGYMMMSPNSSCSPDLHGLSGCIWGSRGSMESRAGSDYMNMSPISARSACSTPPSHPEQQPLQPKMVYSYFSLPRSYKHTTLSTRFEDDLDRVCMGRGEAGGKVGHSGYHCGGDAPVGSGGGGQLSLSSSSFSSSSASSESLEDRSLSLSVGGVGRATRLSGGHRVGGAHPKVSAQHHHQQRCGPGVQKQGHLPSRKDKSSSFFVDMSKANTLPRVRETLLPTASQSPGEYVSIVYQGERGGHNKGRTTAEPGNSMAQGHQRAFHRPQPCQGGSANLPRSFSAPLSTSISLSSEYVNMDLGNSPSSLTTLSSFKPAPKVREEINRAPQVEQEVEMGLRKSSMTGLTSTDVVAAPFTDYTEMKFGLGADTTSKSPKAGQTPLPSSMEQEHNMNFPSPKAFSSVDQGARLVRAESTARRRHRSETFITPPTHPLSPSASPSPFSETPHVGPPRQQGLESNLWSNNQPPSPKCASPGVANLPAAQASSLTLEQGLNYIDLDLVSKKNQTSVDGPSGPHSFFSPVVGGLTGGLGGAGGNTSSSINTYASIDFIKSDELRVHQSSRKDSKDC; encoded by the exons ATGGAGAACCAGGCGGCGATGGAGCAGCAGAGCTACGAGGACGTGCGGAAAAGCGGTTATCTCCGCAAGCAGAAATCTATGCACCGGCGCTTTTTCGTTCTCCGGGCTGCCTCGGAGCAGGGCCCGGCCAGACTCGAATATTATGAAAACGAAAAGAAATTCCGAAGCAAGTCACCAGTCCCAAAGAAAGCAGTGAACCTGGACTCTTGCTTCAACATCAACAAACGGGCAGATTCAAAGAACAAGCACATGATAGTGCTGTATACCCGCGGGGAGAGCTTTGCCATAGCCGCGGACACTGAGGAGGTCCAAAACGAATGGTACCAGGCCATGCTGGATCTACAAT gTAAGACTCCTGATGAGTGTGGCAGTGGCGGAGACTGTGGACTGCCTTCCCCCGGCCCTGCCTTTAAGGAGGTCTGGCAAGTTAAAGTCTGGCCTAAAGGTTTGGGCCAGGCCAGGAATCTAGTTGGAATCTACCGACTTTGCTTGACGGACAAAACAGTCAACTTTGTCAAACTCAACTCTGATGTTGCAGCTGTGGTTCTCCAGTTAATGAATGTGCGACGCTGTGGCCACTCAGAGAACTTCTTTTTCATTGAAGTGGGTCGTTCTGCCATGACAGGTCCTGGTGAGTTCTGGATGCAAGTAGAGGATTCAGTGGTGGCGCAGAACATGCATGAGACCCTTCTTGAGGCCATGAAGGCTCTGAGCGAGGAGTTTCGTCAACGAAGCAAATCCCAGACTGTTGGTGTGAGCTGTGGAGGAGGAACTGCCTCTAACCCTATCAGTGTACCTTCTAGACGACACCACCCGAATCTGCCACCTTCACAGGTTGGCTTTTCCAGACGTGCTAGAACGGAAACCCCTGGAGCCTCCAACAGCAATACGTCTCCGACTCCACGGCACGGGTTCTCTAGGTCACGGACGGCCAGCATTGGGGCTCGTACAGATGATGGAGGTGGCAGAGCAACGGCGCTCAGCACAAGTCCGAGTCTCAATGGTTCATCCTGCTCAACTACCCCAACCCTGAGGCCTAAACCTACACGAGCACCCACTCCAGCAAAGATCACTCTCAGCCTAGCACGATACACCCCCAACCCTGCACCTTCCCCAGCCCCCAGCCTCTCGTCCAGCTCTGGACATGGGTCAGAATGTGGGTTGGGTGGAGCTGCCTTTGGAACAGTTCCCATCTGCACTTACGCTCGAATTCCTCAGAGAGTCTCCATGTCGGGATCACCCAGTGATTATGGTTCATCAGATGAGTACGGCTCTAGCCCCGGAGAGCACTCCCTGCTAGCCACAGGACTCCCTGCTGCCCTTGTTGAAGGTGGAGCCAGTTATATCCTGATGGGTCACCGAGAAGGGTCCCACAAACGTGTTCATGGACGCAGGGTGCTTCGTCGTTCATCTAGTCGTGAGTGTGAGGCTGAGCGCAGGCTGCTCAGCAAGCGTGCTTCCCTACCCCCCACCTCTACCCAAGAGCGTTTGGTCCCGCGCCGCAGggaggaagaagaagaggatGAAGAAGACTATGCAGTGATGTCACGCAGTGCAAGCAGAGAGTCTTTCACATCTCGCCGAGGCTCAGGGGGTTCAGCGACAACATCACTGGTGCAGGAAAACTCAGCAGATAAAGGTGTCAGTACTAAAGGAGGGCCCGAAGACTCCTCAATTGACAGTGGATACATGTCTATGCTACCAGGCGTTACGGCACCCCCTGCTTCATTGTCACTGTCAGTTTCTGGTTCAGATGTAGTGCCAAAGGGTGGAGATGAATACATGGCCATGACCCCCAACAGCAGTGTCTCACCCCCTCAGCACATCCGCCTACCCATCAATGAGGGCTACATGATGATGTCTCCTAACAGCAGCTGCTCACCAGACTTACATGGCCTAAGTGGATGCATTTGGGGCAGCAGAGGCAGCATGGAGAGTCGGGCAGGCAGCGACTACATGAACATGTCACCTATAAGTGCCAGGTCAGCTTGCAGTACTCCTCCATCACACCCAGAGCAGCAACCTCTGCAGCCAAAGATGGTCTATTCTTATTTTTCGCTGCCACGTTCATACAAACACACCACCCTCTCAACCCGTTTTGAGGATGATCTGGACCGGGTTTGTATGGGTAGGGGTGAAGCTGGAGGAAAAGTTGGGCACAGTGGTTACCATTGTGGAGGGGATGCTCCTGTGGGCTCAGGTGGTGGTGGACAACTCTCTCTGTCTTCATCCTCTTTTTCCTCTAGTTCAGCTAGCAGTGAAAGCCTTGAGGACAGGTCGCTGTCTCTGTCTGTTGGTGGAGTGGGAAGAGCAACTAGGTTGAGCGGAGGACACAGGGTAGGGGGCGCTCACCCCAAAGTTTCGGCCCAACACCATCACCAGCAGAGATGTGGGCCAGGTGTTCAGAAACAGGGTCATTTACCGTCAAGGAAGGACAAGTCATCCAGTTTTTTTGTGGATATGTCCAAAGCCAATACGTTGCCAAGAGTCAGAGAGACTTTGCTCCCAACTGCATCCCAGAGTCCTGGAGAGTATGTAAGCATTGTATATCAGGGTGAGCGAGGAGGACATAACAAGGGGAGGACTACAGCTGAGCCAGGGAACTCTATGGCACAAGGACATCAAAGAGCCTTTCACCGACCACAGCCATGTCAAGGTGGATCTGCCAACCTTCCTCGGAGCTTTTCAGCACCCCTCTCCACCTCCATCTCTTTATCGTCTGAATATGTAAACATGGACTTGGGTAACTCACCTTCTTCTCTCACGACCCTCTCTTCTTTTAAACCTGCCCCAAAGGTCAGAGAGGAGATCAACAGAGCTCCTCAAGTAGAACAAGAAGTAGAAATGGGACTCAGGAAGAGCAGCATGACAGGCTTGACATCTACAGATGTGGTCGCTGCTCCTTTTACAGACTATACTGAGATGAAATTTGGATTGGGTGCAGATACAACATCCAAGTCCCCAAAAGCTGGCCAAACACCTCTGCCATCCTCCATGGAGCAGGAGCATAACATGAATTTTCCGTCACCCAAGGCTTTTTCAAGTGTGGATCAGGGTGCCCGTCTAGTAAGGGCTGAATCAACAGCGAGAAGGCGGCATCGCTCAGAGACGTTCATCACTCCCCCAACTCACCCCCTCTCTCCTTCAGCTTCCCCTTCTCCTTTTTCTGAAACTCCACATGTTGGTCCACCACGACAGCAAGGATTAGAGAGCAACCTTTGGTCTAATAATCAGCCACCCTCTCCAAAGTGTGCCAGCCCTGGAGTAGCAAACCTTCCTGCTGCTCAGGCATCTTCCTTAACCCTAGAGCAAGGCCTGAACTACATTGATTTGGACTTGGTCAGTAAGAAGAATCAAACCAGTGTGGATGGACCCTCTGGCCCTCATTCATTTTTCTCTCCTGTAGTAGGAGGGTTGACTGGGGGATTGGGTGGAGCAGGAGGAAACACCAGCTCCAGCATCAACACATATGCCAGCATTGATTTCATCAAATCAGATGAATTGAGAGTTCATCAGAGCAGCAGGAAGGACAGCAAAG aTTGTTAA
- the si:ch211-284e13.4 gene encoding insulin receptor substrate 1-B isoform X1, which produces MENQAAMEQQSYEDVRKSGYLRKQKSMHRRFFVLRAASEQGPARLEYYENEKKFRSKSPVPKKAVNLDSCFNINKRADSKNKHMIVLYTRGESFAIAADTEEVQNEWYQAMLDLQCKCKTPDECGSGGDCGLPSPGPAFKEVWQVKVWPKGLGQARNLVGIYRLCLTDKTVNFVKLNSDVAAVVLQLMNVRRCGHSENFFFIEVGRSAMTGPGEFWMQVEDSVVAQNMHETLLEAMKALSEEFRQRSKSQTVGVSCGGGTASNPISVPSRRHHPNLPPSQVGFSRRARTETPGASNSNTSPTPRHGFSRSRTASIGARTDDGGGRATALSTSPSLNGSSCSTTPTLRPKPTRAPTPAKITLSLARYTPNPAPSPAPSLSSSSGHGSECGLGGAAFGTVPICTYARIPQRVSMSGSPSDYGSSDEYGSSPGEHSLLATGLPAALVEGGASYILMGHREGSHKRVHGRRVLRRSSSRECEAERRLLSKRASLPPTSTQERLVPRRREEEEEDEEDYAVMSRSASRESFTSRRGSGGSATTSLVQENSADKGVSTKGGPEDSSIDSGYMSMLPGVTAPPASLSLSVSGSDVVPKGGDEYMAMTPNSSVSPPQHIRLPINEGYMMMSPNSSCSPDLHGLSGCIWGSRGSMESRAGSDYMNMSPISARSACSTPPSHPEQQPLQPKMVYSYFSLPRSYKHTTLSTRFEDDLDRVCMGRGEAGGKVGHSGYHCGGDAPVGSGGGGQLSLSSSSFSSSSASSESLEDRSLSLSVGGVGRATRLSGGHRVGGAHPKVSAQHHHQQRCGPGVQKQGHLPSRKDKSSSFFVDMSKANTLPRVRETLLPTASQSPGEYVSIVYQGERGGHNKGRTTAEPGNSMAQGHQRAFHRPQPCQGGSANLPRSFSAPLSTSISLSSEYVNMDLGNSPSSLTTLSSFKPAPKVREEINRAPQVEQEVEMGLRKSSMTGLTSTDVVAAPFTDYTEMKFGLGADTTSKSPKAGQTPLPSSMEQEHNMNFPSPKAFSSVDQGARLVRAESTARRRHRSETFITPPTHPLSPSASPSPFSETPHVGPPRQQGLESNLWSNNQPPSPKCASPGVANLPAAQASSLTLEQGLNYIDLDLVSKKNQTSVDGPSGPHSFFSPVVGGLTGGLGGAGGNTSSSINTYASIDFIKSDELRVHQSSRKDSKDC; this is translated from the exons ATGGAGAACCAGGCGGCGATGGAGCAGCAGAGCTACGAGGACGTGCGGAAAAGCGGTTATCTCCGCAAGCAGAAATCTATGCACCGGCGCTTTTTCGTTCTCCGGGCTGCCTCGGAGCAGGGCCCGGCCAGACTCGAATATTATGAAAACGAAAAGAAATTCCGAAGCAAGTCACCAGTCCCAAAGAAAGCAGTGAACCTGGACTCTTGCTTCAACATCAACAAACGGGCAGATTCAAAGAACAAGCACATGATAGTGCTGTATACCCGCGGGGAGAGCTTTGCCATAGCCGCGGACACTGAGGAGGTCCAAAACGAATGGTACCAGGCCATGCTGGATCTACAATGTAAAT gTAAGACTCCTGATGAGTGTGGCAGTGGCGGAGACTGTGGACTGCCTTCCCCCGGCCCTGCCTTTAAGGAGGTCTGGCAAGTTAAAGTCTGGCCTAAAGGTTTGGGCCAGGCCAGGAATCTAGTTGGAATCTACCGACTTTGCTTGACGGACAAAACAGTCAACTTTGTCAAACTCAACTCTGATGTTGCAGCTGTGGTTCTCCAGTTAATGAATGTGCGACGCTGTGGCCACTCAGAGAACTTCTTTTTCATTGAAGTGGGTCGTTCTGCCATGACAGGTCCTGGTGAGTTCTGGATGCAAGTAGAGGATTCAGTGGTGGCGCAGAACATGCATGAGACCCTTCTTGAGGCCATGAAGGCTCTGAGCGAGGAGTTTCGTCAACGAAGCAAATCCCAGACTGTTGGTGTGAGCTGTGGAGGAGGAACTGCCTCTAACCCTATCAGTGTACCTTCTAGACGACACCACCCGAATCTGCCACCTTCACAGGTTGGCTTTTCCAGACGTGCTAGAACGGAAACCCCTGGAGCCTCCAACAGCAATACGTCTCCGACTCCACGGCACGGGTTCTCTAGGTCACGGACGGCCAGCATTGGGGCTCGTACAGATGATGGAGGTGGCAGAGCAACGGCGCTCAGCACAAGTCCGAGTCTCAATGGTTCATCCTGCTCAACTACCCCAACCCTGAGGCCTAAACCTACACGAGCACCCACTCCAGCAAAGATCACTCTCAGCCTAGCACGATACACCCCCAACCCTGCACCTTCCCCAGCCCCCAGCCTCTCGTCCAGCTCTGGACATGGGTCAGAATGTGGGTTGGGTGGAGCTGCCTTTGGAACAGTTCCCATCTGCACTTACGCTCGAATTCCTCAGAGAGTCTCCATGTCGGGATCACCCAGTGATTATGGTTCATCAGATGAGTACGGCTCTAGCCCCGGAGAGCACTCCCTGCTAGCCACAGGACTCCCTGCTGCCCTTGTTGAAGGTGGAGCCAGTTATATCCTGATGGGTCACCGAGAAGGGTCCCACAAACGTGTTCATGGACGCAGGGTGCTTCGTCGTTCATCTAGTCGTGAGTGTGAGGCTGAGCGCAGGCTGCTCAGCAAGCGTGCTTCCCTACCCCCCACCTCTACCCAAGAGCGTTTGGTCCCGCGCCGCAGggaggaagaagaagaggatGAAGAAGACTATGCAGTGATGTCACGCAGTGCAAGCAGAGAGTCTTTCACATCTCGCCGAGGCTCAGGGGGTTCAGCGACAACATCACTGGTGCAGGAAAACTCAGCAGATAAAGGTGTCAGTACTAAAGGAGGGCCCGAAGACTCCTCAATTGACAGTGGATACATGTCTATGCTACCAGGCGTTACGGCACCCCCTGCTTCATTGTCACTGTCAGTTTCTGGTTCAGATGTAGTGCCAAAGGGTGGAGATGAATACATGGCCATGACCCCCAACAGCAGTGTCTCACCCCCTCAGCACATCCGCCTACCCATCAATGAGGGCTACATGATGATGTCTCCTAACAGCAGCTGCTCACCAGACTTACATGGCCTAAGTGGATGCATTTGGGGCAGCAGAGGCAGCATGGAGAGTCGGGCAGGCAGCGACTACATGAACATGTCACCTATAAGTGCCAGGTCAGCTTGCAGTACTCCTCCATCACACCCAGAGCAGCAACCTCTGCAGCCAAAGATGGTCTATTCTTATTTTTCGCTGCCACGTTCATACAAACACACCACCCTCTCAACCCGTTTTGAGGATGATCTGGACCGGGTTTGTATGGGTAGGGGTGAAGCTGGAGGAAAAGTTGGGCACAGTGGTTACCATTGTGGAGGGGATGCTCCTGTGGGCTCAGGTGGTGGTGGACAACTCTCTCTGTCTTCATCCTCTTTTTCCTCTAGTTCAGCTAGCAGTGAAAGCCTTGAGGACAGGTCGCTGTCTCTGTCTGTTGGTGGAGTGGGAAGAGCAACTAGGTTGAGCGGAGGACACAGGGTAGGGGGCGCTCACCCCAAAGTTTCGGCCCAACACCATCACCAGCAGAGATGTGGGCCAGGTGTTCAGAAACAGGGTCATTTACCGTCAAGGAAGGACAAGTCATCCAGTTTTTTTGTGGATATGTCCAAAGCCAATACGTTGCCAAGAGTCAGAGAGACTTTGCTCCCAACTGCATCCCAGAGTCCTGGAGAGTATGTAAGCATTGTATATCAGGGTGAGCGAGGAGGACATAACAAGGGGAGGACTACAGCTGAGCCAGGGAACTCTATGGCACAAGGACATCAAAGAGCCTTTCACCGACCACAGCCATGTCAAGGTGGATCTGCCAACCTTCCTCGGAGCTTTTCAGCACCCCTCTCCACCTCCATCTCTTTATCGTCTGAATATGTAAACATGGACTTGGGTAACTCACCTTCTTCTCTCACGACCCTCTCTTCTTTTAAACCTGCCCCAAAGGTCAGAGAGGAGATCAACAGAGCTCCTCAAGTAGAACAAGAAGTAGAAATGGGACTCAGGAAGAGCAGCATGACAGGCTTGACATCTACAGATGTGGTCGCTGCTCCTTTTACAGACTATACTGAGATGAAATTTGGATTGGGTGCAGATACAACATCCAAGTCCCCAAAAGCTGGCCAAACACCTCTGCCATCCTCCATGGAGCAGGAGCATAACATGAATTTTCCGTCACCCAAGGCTTTTTCAAGTGTGGATCAGGGTGCCCGTCTAGTAAGGGCTGAATCAACAGCGAGAAGGCGGCATCGCTCAGAGACGTTCATCACTCCCCCAACTCACCCCCTCTCTCCTTCAGCTTCCCCTTCTCCTTTTTCTGAAACTCCACATGTTGGTCCACCACGACAGCAAGGATTAGAGAGCAACCTTTGGTCTAATAATCAGCCACCCTCTCCAAAGTGTGCCAGCCCTGGAGTAGCAAACCTTCCTGCTGCTCAGGCATCTTCCTTAACCCTAGAGCAAGGCCTGAACTACATTGATTTGGACTTGGTCAGTAAGAAGAATCAAACCAGTGTGGATGGACCCTCTGGCCCTCATTCATTTTTCTCTCCTGTAGTAGGAGGGTTGACTGGGGGATTGGGTGGAGCAGGAGGAAACACCAGCTCCAGCATCAACACATATGCCAGCATTGATTTCATCAAATCAGATGAATTGAGAGTTCATCAGAGCAGCAGGAAGGACAGCAAAG aTTGTTAA
- the si:dkey-111e8.4 gene encoding uncharacterized protein si:dkey-111e8.4 produces the protein MDSGDSLSRWLSSDIFIVFVVLLLLLLLVIFAVCWLIRRHHTQRPTEKMAEIEIVPVDGANVGNPVRFTLKIVTEQTHATELVEMLTRRGRSVEVPDDHSNPSVSAFTEDDDDDQDYTDALQNI, from the exons ATGGATTCAGGAGATTCTCTGTCAAGGTGGCTGAGCTCTGACATTTTCATCGTGTTTGTGGTGTTGCTGTTGCTCCTCCTGCTGGTCATCTTTGCTGTGTGTTGGCTCATAAGGCGGCATCACACACAGAGACCCACAGA GAAAATGGCCGAAATAGAGATTGTTCCAGTTGATGGCGCAAACGTGGGGAACCCTGTAAGATTTACTCTGAAGATTGTGACTGAGCAGACACATGCAACAGAGCTTGTGGAGATGTTAACCCGCAGAGGTCGCTCTGTTGAGGTTCCAGATGACCATAGTAACCCCTCTGTCTCTGCTTTTACGGAAGATGATGACGACGATCAAGATTACACAGATGCATTACAGAATATATAA